One Hordeum vulgare subsp. vulgare chromosome 4H, MorexV3_pseudomolecules_assembly, whole genome shotgun sequence DNA window includes the following coding sequences:
- the LOC123448033 gene encoding pentatricopeptide repeat-containing protein At3g26782, mitochondrial: MAAARVQPPVDPRAASPCTAAPTSNTRSLQGTAIHTSTPSVRALFLRAVDPSRPASWSAAVADLLASGDAVAALATFAAALRANPAALLPALPPAFRAAAAATSLAAGRQLHLLALRSGLFPSDPFSASALLHMYHHCCRPLDARKAFDEIPSPNPVIVTAMCSGYLRNNLVYPSLALFRDLLASGSAMAVDEAAALVAFSSSARVPVRRITGSLHALIVKIGLDVDAGVVNTMLDAYAKGGGGDLPAARKVFDTMEKDVVSWNTMIALYAQNGLSVEALGLYGKMLNIGGGIRYNAVTFSAVLLACAHAGTIQTGKRIHSQVVRMGLEENTHVGTSVVDMYSKCGRVEMARKAFGKIKEKNVLSWSAMITGYGMHGHGHDALQVFNEMCRSGQNPNYITFISVLAACSHAGLLDMGRYWYKTMKNKFGIEPGVEHYGCMVDLLGRAGCLDEAYGLIKEMKVKPDAAIWGALLSACRVHKNVELAEISAKRLFELDATNSGYYVLLSNIYAEAGMWKDVERMRVLVKTRGIEKPPGYSSVELKGKTHVFYVGDTVHPQHKEIYSYLGKLLEIAQEAGYVPNTGSVHHDLDEEEKESALRFHSEKLAVAFALMNSVPGSVIHVIKNLRVCTDCHEVIKFISKSTEREIIVRDLQRFHHFKDGSCSCGDYW; this comes from the coding sequence atggcggcagcaagagtGCAGCCTCCGGTCGACCCACGAGCGGCGTCGCCTTGCACGGCAGCCCCCACTTCCAACACCCGAAGCCTACAGGGCACGGCCATCCACACTTCCACCCCTTCCGTCCGCGCGCTGTTCCTCCGCGCCGTCGACCCCTCCCGTCCCGCCTCCTGgtccgccgccgtcgccgaccTCCTTGCTTCCGGAGACGCCGTCGCCGCTCTGGCCACCTTTGCCGCCGCTCTCCGCGCTAACCCGGCCGCGCTCCTCCCGGCCCTTCCCCCCGCCTTCCGCGcagctgccgccgccacctcgctCGCCGCTGGCCGCCAGCTGCACCTCCTTGCCCTCCGTTCCGGCCTCTTTCCCTCTGACCCGTTCTCCGCCTCCGCTCTTCTCCATATGTATCACCACTGCTGCCGCCCCCTCGACGCCCGCAAGGCGTTCGATGAAATTCCCAGCCCCAACCCCGTCATTGTCACGGCCATGTGCTCTGGCTACCTACGAAACAATCTAGTCTACCCCTCGCTCGCTCTCTTCCGCGACTTGCTCGCATCTGGTTCTGCCATGGCGGTGGACGAGGCGGCTGCACTCGTGGCGTTCTCCTCGTCGGCCCGTGTCCCTGTCCGCAGAATTACTGGCAGCCTTCATGCGCTTATTGTCAAGATTGGCTTGGACGTGGATGCTGGTGTGGTCAATACGATGCTAGACGCTTATGCCAAAGGCGGCGGTGGTGACCTGCCGGCTGCGAGGAAGGTGTTTGATACCATGGAGAAGGATGTGGTGTCCTGGAATACGATGATTGCGCTGTATGCTCAGAATGGGTTGTCGGTGGAGGCCCTCGGGCTGTATGGCAAGATGCTGAATATTGGTGGAGGCATTAGGTACAATGCTGTGACCTTCTCTGCTGTGTTACTGGCTTGCGCGCATGCTGGGACGATACAGACTGGAAAGCGCATTCATAGTCAGGTGGTAAGAATGGGTTTGGAGGAAAATACCCATGTTGGAACTTCTGTAGTTGATATGTACAGCAAGTGCGGAAGAGTGGAAATGGCAAGAAAGGCTTTCGGCAAAATTAAGGAGAAGAATGTCCTCTCATGGTCTGCCATGATTACTGGTTATGGCATGCATGGTCATGGACACGACGCCCTTCAAGTTTTCAATGAGATGTGCAGATCAGGGCAAAATCCTAACTACATAACTTTTATCTCAGTTTTAGCTGCTTGCAGTCATGCTGGTCTTTTAGATATGGGCCGTTATTGGTACAAAACCATGAAAAATAAGTTTGGGATTGAACCTGGAGTGGAACACTACGGATGCATGGTGGATCTTCTTGGCCGTGCCGGTTGTCTTGATGAGGCTTATGGCCTCATTAAAGAAATGAAGGTCAAACCTGATGCTGCTATCTGGGGAGCACTTCTTAGTGCATGCCGAGTCCATAAAAATGTTGAGCTGGCAGAAATTTCTGCAAAAAGATTGTTTGAGTTGGATGCAACTAACAGTGGGTACTATGTTTTATTGTCCAATATATATGCAGAAGCTGGAATgtggaaagatgtggagagaaTGAGAGTTCTGGTTAAAACAAGAGGAATAGAAAAGCCTCCAGGGTATAGCTCAGTTGAATTGAAAGGTAAAACTCATGTGTTTTATGTTGGCGACACGGTTCATCCTCAACACAAGGAGATATATTCTTATTTGGGGAAACTGCTTGAGATAGCGCAAGAAGCAGGCTATGTACCAAACACGGGTTCTGTTCATCATGATTTGGATGAAGAGGAGAAAGAATCTGCGTTGCGCTTCCACAGTGAAAAGCTTGCAGTTGCTTTTGCTCTGATGAACTCTGTCCCGGGCTCAGTAATCCATGTGATAAAGAATCTCCGGGTCTGTACTGATTGCCACGAAGTAATCAAGTTTATTTCAAAGTCCACTGAACGAGAAATTATCGTTAGAGATTTACAGCGCTTTCATCATTTCAAGGACGGATCATGCTCTTGTGGAGATTATTGGTGA